aggggagggaagggtaGAGCGGGgcgggggaaggaggaggagtgaACGCTGCCGCACTCGCCTCTGTTTTTCTCCCAGCCACTCGCACGTCTTTTCGACCTCCAGGCTCTGCAAAATACTGAGGAAAAGTGCAGGGACTAACGACGGGCGCTGTCGAGCGCTGGGAGGTGCTGAAATGGTCCCGGCGTGCAGGTCGAAGCTTTGATTGGCAGAGCCAGCCGGTGACTGACAGGGGGTCTCCATGGCGCCCGCGCCGCCAATCCGCCCACCCCAATAGCGGAGCCCGCTCGCCTGCCTGCGTGCCTGAGCCGAGCGGAGCCCGAACCCCAAGCCGCCGAGCCAGCACCTCCTCCAGTCGGGGTCGCTCGCTCCCGGCCGTTGCCCCACCGCCGCCACCGGGTCGCGTGTCACCGCTGCCCCAATCCGCCTCATCAAAAAGAGCCTGGCGCATTCAGCTAGGGCCGCGGGCATCTGCTGCGTGTCCCTCTCTGGGCTCAGTGCCCCCGCCGCCACCGGCGCTGCCTCGATGTTCCAGCTGCCCATCTTGAATTTCAGCCCCCAGCAAGTGGCGGGGGTATGCGAGACCCTGGAGGAGAGCGGCGATGTGGAGCGCCTGGGTCGCTTCCTCTGGTCGCTGCCTGTGGCCCCTGCGGCCTGCGAGGCCCTCAACAAGAATGAGTCGGTGCTGCGGGCGCGAGCCATCGTGGCCTTTCACGGTGGCAACTACCGCGAGCTCTACCATATCCTGGAAAACCACAAGTTTACCAAGGAGTCGCACGCCAAGCTGCAGGCGCTGTGGCTTGAAGCACActaccaggaggctgagaagcTGCGTGGAAGGCCCCTGGGGCCGGTGGACAAGTACCGAGTAAGGAAGAAGTTCCCGCTGCCGCGCACCATTTGGGACGGCGAACAGAAGACACACTGCTTCAAGGAGCGCACGCGGCATCTGCTACGCGAGTGGTACCTGCAGGATCCATACCCTAACCCCAGCAAAAAGCGTGAGCTTGCGCAGGCAACTGGACTGACCCCCACGCAGGTGGGCAACTGGTTCAAAAACCGCCGACAAAGGGACCGAGCAGCTGCAGCCAAGAACAGGTCGGTACTTAGAGGCCTCTGCGCTTTGCGCTCACCGGGGACAAGGCGGGTGAGGCACCTCTGGCGCCCTTACCCAGTGCCTGGCGACTCCAATTCAGCAGGAGTTGGGAGTGAGGTCTGTCTTGGGTTATGAGCCCACTGCGTTCTAGGCTCCCAGCTGGGAGTTCCTTTTCCCGGCTCTGCTTCCCAACCCTCTCTCGTTCTCCGCGCCTTAGGGCAGCTGCAGCAGCTGGTCCCAGACACCAAACCAAGGCTTCGTTGGGacggagaagggaagagaaataaaaattaaaatcccacAAACAATTAGGGACTCCAAGACCCAAAGCTAATTCTTGTCAGCCTGGGTACAGGCTCCTACTATTAAGCGAAGCCTGGCTTATTAGCAATGTGTCGGTTTCATGTTAACTATTATTCTCAAAGCCCAGGTGTATCCCTCCCTAATGCTTTGAAAACAGTTACAATGGACACTTGGGAAATGGGAAATCGAGGTTTCCTCTTCCCTTGCCCTGCCACCCTTGTCTCAAGACAGCAAACTAATCGGTGGGCCGAGGCTTTTGATTTCCCGGAGTGTGGATCTCGATTAGCCAAACATTTTGGCCAAGAGCCCGGCCTCATCCTCCAGGCACAAATGTTCCTTACAATCCTTTTTGCCTTTAAGTCTGGCCGACCCTATCAAATGCTATCGCGGGAGCACTGACTCAGGCTTGCGCCCCAGGCAGACGCACCATTAGAAAGGGTATCCCATGTCCCCGGGACCTATCTGTCCTTGTCACCCACGCTTCGTTTATTTCTTGAGAGTCCTGTAAATCTCCCAAAGGTGTACAACAAACGGGAAGGACTCTGCGAGCCTAGTATACCAAAGACCTGGGTACTGGGGCGCTGAGAAAGGGCGCGAGTGATGTTGGGCCGCAACAGTAGGGACCCTCGGAGAGGCGGCCGCAGACTCCTGCCCAACCTCTGCCGCCTTGCCGGGAAATCCCCGGCCTTAACTGCTCGCGTCTAAGGAAAAGCCTCTGGCCGCTGGGCTGGAGGGACGCAGGTGGTGGTGGGGGCAGGCGACGGGC
Above is a window of Callithrix jacchus isolate 240 chromosome 8, calJac240_pri, whole genome shotgun sequence DNA encoding:
- the SIX6 gene encoding homeobox protein SIX6 — encoded protein: MFQLPILNFSPQQVAGVCETLEESGDVERLGRFLWSLPVAPAACEALNKNESVLRARAIVAFHGGNYRELYHILENHKFTKESHAKLQALWLEAHYQEAEKLRGRPLGPVDKYRVRKKFPLPRTIWDGEQKTHCFKERTRHLLREWYLQDPYPNPSKKRELAQATGLTPTQVGNWFKNRRQRDRAAAAKNRLQQQVLSQGSGRALRAEGEGTPEVLGVAASPAASLSSKAATSAISITSSDSECDI